A genome region from Equus caballus isolate H_3958 breed thoroughbred chromosome 19, TB-T2T, whole genome shotgun sequence includes the following:
- the LOC138918854 gene encoding ral guanine nucleotide dissociation stimulator-like, translated as MRRPPVSSRYGCVLAYGDEDGGPLDQLKKAISFILGAWLRWYPEDFIQPPDVPSLELLLAYIGLNMPGSELEHRARVLLSRLEQPEHTDAKTEAAAPPKDAEDPEDPAPSLPLGPSPAQSRTGILRATAGSRPSASTGSIPATTLSS; from the exons atgcgacgtcctcctgtgtcttctagatacggttgtgtccttgcctatggcgatgaggacggcggacccctagaccaactcaaaaa ggccatctccttcattctgggcgcctggctccgatggtaccctgaggattttatccagcccccagatgttcccagcctggaactgctcttggcctacatcggtctcaatatgcccggctcggagctggagcaccgcgcccgcgttcttctttcccggctggagcagcctgagcacactgatgccaagactgagg ctgcagctccaccgaaagacgcggaagaccctgaagatccggcaccgtctctccctctcgggcccagcccagctcagagccgcacaggcatcttgcgagccacagccggctcaagaccttcagcaagcactggcagcatcccagccactaccctcagctcctga
- the LOC138918852 gene encoding ral guanine nucleotide dissociation stimulator-like, translated as MFSCFLPPDQGSGSQKARRENLWRRCGRWLSSHAPHRWTFGRRSSQSVTQETGQQLSHDALDSTTLQEGKVPHAAKRGQGRLRAENPSPAKSKASRLVWTVQAGRRQKRVEHLVPAFLEGDTAYVHSFLCTYRGFATTRQVLELLFQRYGCVLAYGDEDGGPLDQLKKAISFILGAWLRWYPEDFIQPPDVPSLELLLAYIGLNMPGSELEHRARVLLSRLEQPEHTDAKTEAAAPPKDAEDPEDPAPSLPLGPSPAQSRTGILRATAGSRPSASTGSIPATTLSS; from the exons atgttctcctgctttctcccgcctgaccagggctctggttcccagaaagcccgcagggagaacctttggagacgttgtggacgctggctcagctcccacgccccccaccgctggacctttggcaggaggtcctctcag agcgtcactcaggagacgggccagcagctgagccacgacgcccttgactccaccaccctgcaggaagggaaggtgccccacgctgccaagcgaggccagggccggctcagg gctgaaaatccatccccagcgaagagcaaagcgtcccgcctggtgtggaccgtccaggctggaaggcggcagaagcgagtggagcacctggtgcccgccttcctggagggcgacaccgcctacgtccacagcttcctgtgcacgtatagaggttttgccaccacacgacaggtgctggagcttctgtttcaaag atacggttgtgtccttgcctatggcgatgaggacggcggacccctagaccaactcaaaaa ggccatctccttcattctgggcgcctggctccgatggtaccctgaggattttatccagcccccagatgttcccagcctggaactgctcttggcctacatcggtctcaatatgcccggctcggagctggagcaccgcgcccgcgttcttctttcccggctggagcagcctgagcacactgatgccaagactgagg ctgcagctccaccgaaagacgcggaagaccctgaagatccggcaccgtctctccctctcgggcccagcccagctcagagccgcacaggcatcttgcgagccacagccggctcaagaccttcagcaagcactggcagcatcccagccactaccctcagctcctga
- the LOC138918855 gene encoding ral guanine nucleotide dissociation stimulator-like, which yields MFSCFLPPDQGSGSQKARRENLWRRCGRWLSSHAPHRWTFGRRSSQSVTQETGQQLSHDALDSTTLQEGKVPHAAKRGQGRLRAENPSPAKSKASRLVWTVQAGRRQKRVEHLVPAFLEGDTAYVHSFLCTYRGFATTRQVLELLFQRYGCVLAYGDEDGGPLDQLKKAISFILGAWLRWYPEDFIQPPDVPSLELLLAYIGLNMPGSELEHRARVLLSRLEQPEHTDAKTEAAAPPKDAEDPEDPAPSLPLGPSPAQSRTGILRATAGSRPSASTGSIPATTLSS from the exons atgttctcctgctttctcccgcctgaccagggctctggttcccagaaagcccggagggagaacctttggagacgttgtggacgctggctcagctcccacgccccccaccgctggacctttggcaggaggtcctctcag agcgtcactcaggagacgggccagcagctgagccacgacgccctcgactccaccaccctgcaggaagggaaggtgccccacgctgccaagcgaggccagggccggctcagg gctgaaaatccatccccagcgaagagcaaagcgtcccgcctggtgtggaccgtccaggctggaaggcggcagaagcgagtggagcacctggtgcccgccttcctggagggcgacaccgcctacgtccacagcttcctgtgcacgtatagaggttttgccaccacacgacaggtgctggagcttctgtttcaaag atacggttgtgtccttgcctatggcgatgaggacggcggacccctagaccaactcaaaaa ggccatctccttcattctgggcgcctggctccgatggtaccctgaggattttatccagcccccagatgttcccagcctggaactgctcttggcctacatcggtctcaatatgcccggctcggagctggagcaccgcgcccgcgttcttctttcccggctggagcagcctgagcacactgatgccaagactgagg ctgcagctccaccgaaagacgcggaagaccctgaagatccggcaccgtctctccctctcgggcccagcccagctcagagccgcacaggcatcttgcgagccacagccggctcaagaccttcagcaagcactggcagcatcccagccactaccctcagctcctga
- the LOC138918853 gene encoding ral guanine nucleotide dissociation stimulator-like: MFSCFLPPDQGSGSQKARRENLWRRCGRWLSSHAPHRWTFGRRSSQSVTQETGQQLSHDALDSTTLQEGKVPHAAKRGQGRLRAENPSPAKSKASRLGWTVQAGTRQKRVEHLVPAFLEGDTAYVHSFLCTYRGFATTRQVLELLFQRYGCVLAYGDEDGGPLDQLKKAISFILGAWLRWYPEDFIQPPDVPSLELLLAYIGLNMPGSELEHRARVLLSRLEQPEHTDAKTEAAAPPKDAEDPEDPAPSLPLGPSPAQSRTGILRATAGSRPSASTGSIPATTLSS; this comes from the exons atgttctcctgctttctcccgcctgaccagggctctggttcccagaaagcccgcagggagaacctttggagacgttgtggacgctggctcagctcccacgccccccaccgctggacctttggcaggaggtcctctcag agcgtcactcaggagacgggccagcagctgagccacgacgccctcgactccaccaccctgcaggaagggaaggtgccccacgctgccaagcgaggccagggccggctcagg gctgaaaatccatccccagcgaagagcaaagcgtcccgcctggggtggaccgtccaggctggaacgcggcagaagcgagtggagcacctggtgcccgccttcctggagggcgacaccgcctacgtccacagcttcctgtgcacgtatagaggttttgccaccacacgacaggtgctggagcttctgtttcaaag atacggttgtgtccttgcctatggcgatgaggacggcggacccctagaccaactcaaaaa ggccatctccttcattctgggcgcctggctccgatggtaccctgaggattttatccagcccccagatgttcccagcctggaactgctcttggcctacatcggtctcaatatgcccggctcggagctggagcaccgcgcccgcgttcttctttcccggctggagcagcctgagcacactgatgccaagactgagg ctgcagctccaccgaaagacgcggaagaccctgaagatccggcaccgtctctccctctcgggcccagcccagctcagagccgcacaggcatcttgcgagccacagccggctcaagaccttcagcaagcactggcagcatcccagccactaccctcagctcctga